The Polaribacter tangerinus genome has a segment encoding these proteins:
- a CDS encoding tyrosine-type recombinase/integrase, whose product MKVIYPRVKINSSSRVYVVFYQNNKRYRLFNGSKINSEIYPNSYPISKRIEMGNLLASEVYKFLISGLTLEQIKVSSLIKPNMTDKDYLIVALENKLKKNYTKKYKEMLQFIFNRLIDELNDSHIQPLHIETVLNKYNSESSYNTYRLRLCSLINEARKIGMTSNPMQRIKSKRTKAQMHKPFKNVNVILEAIKAYNKHLYLCCLMTYGCLLRPHREIRELTWSDFSDDLKYIHLSGSRNKSGRNRIVPVPKYVRDILVKGERHHNIFSGKPKPLNKDYFKTLWSRFKRQSNILEQGQTLYSFRHSGAIEIFKRTGSITKLQKAMGHSSINVSLTYLRGLEIAELKEEDMPIV is encoded by the coding sequence ATGAAAGTAATTTATCCAAGAGTAAAGATTAATTCTTCAAGTAGAGTTTACGTAGTATTTTATCAAAACAACAAACGCTATAGATTGTTTAATGGTTCTAAGATTAATTCTGAAATCTACCCTAACTCCTATCCTATTTCTAAACGAATTGAAATGGGGAACCTTTTAGCATCAGAAGTATATAAATTTTTGATAAGTGGTTTAACTCTAGAACAGATTAAAGTATCCAGTCTTATAAAGCCTAATATGACAGATAAGGATTACTTAATAGTAGCGTTAGAAAACAAACTAAAAAAAAACTATACCAAGAAATATAAAGAAATGTTACAGTTTATATTTAACAGACTTATTGATGAACTAAATGACTCCCATATTCAACCTCTGCACATAGAGACAGTATTAAATAAATACAATTCAGAAAGTTCCTACAACACCTATAGATTGAGGTTATGCTCATTGATAAATGAAGCAAGAAAAATAGGTATGACTTCCAATCCAATGCAAAGAATAAAGTCAAAAAGAACAAAAGCTCAAATGCACAAACCCTTTAAAAATGTCAATGTAATACTTGAAGCTATTAAAGCATATAATAAACATCTATACCTATGCTGTTTAATGACATATGGATGCCTTTTAAGGCCTCATAGAGAAATAAGAGAACTTACTTGGTCAGACTTTTCAGATGACCTCAAATACATTCATTTGTCTGGTAGTAGAAATAAATCTGGTAGGAATAGAATTGTTCCTGTACCAAAGTATGTTAGAGATATTCTTGTAAAAGGAGAACGGCATCATAATATCTTTTCAGGTAAACCCAAACCTTTAAATAAAGACTATTTTAAAACCCTTTGGAGCCGTTTTAAGAGACAATCAAACATACTTGAACAAGGACAAACCCTATACTCTTTTAGGCACTCAGGAGCTATAGAGATCTTTAAAAGAACTGGTTCTATAACCAAACTACAGAAAGCTATGGGGCATTCATCTATAAATGTTAGTTTAACCTACTTGAGGGGTCTAGAAATAGCTGAATTGAAGGAGGAGGATATGCCTATTGTTTGA